Proteins co-encoded in one Arachis stenosperma cultivar V10309 chromosome 7, arast.V10309.gnm1.PFL2, whole genome shotgun sequence genomic window:
- the LOC130940357 gene encoding folylpolyglutamate synthase isoform X1: MAEQEGGNGSPKVSSLTPYEEALDALSSLITRRTRADSSNMGDQFSHLFEYLKMLDLEEAISNMKIIHVAGTKGKGSTCTFAESILRNCGFRTGLFTSPHLIDIRERFRLDGMEICKEKFLAYFWWCYDRLKEKTDDNIPMPPYFRFLALLAFKIFAAEQVDVAIMEVGLGGKYDATNVVREPVVCGITSLGYDHMEILGNTLGEIAGEKAGIFKDQIPAFTVPQPDEAMRVLEEKASQLNVPLQVVTPLEPSLLNGLRLGLEGEHQYLNASLAVALCSTWLKRTGHLGDTNLEQSKNTLPEQFVKGLTSASLQGRAQIVPDQLINNDRSNDLVFFLDGAHSPESMEVCARWFSLAIKEYNPDQTLFNRQPDSSKFSLEVVKMHHGDRKSTQILLFNCLTVRDPDLLLPRLMKTCADHGVYFKKALFVPSVSVYNKVGSQAMAPMDSNVDLSWQLTLQRVWENLMQVNKGKITDVASEELKEDMEMSASNCEHSAVFPSLPVALKWLRDRVQQNQSVRFQVLVTGSLHLVGDVLKLVKK; this comes from the exons AAGGTGGAAATGGGTCCCCAAAAGTTTCATCTTTGACCCCTTATGAAGAAGCATTGGATGCTCTGTCATCTTTAATCACTAGGCGCACTCGTGCTGATAGTAGCAATATGGGGGATCAGTTTAGTCATCTTTTTGAGTACCTAAAG ATGCTTGATTTGGAGGAAGCTATTTCAAATATGAAGATTATCCATGTTGCTGGCACCAAAGGGAAG GGATCTACATGCACTTTTGCTGAATCTATATTACGTAACTGTGGCTTTCGCACTGGCCTTTTCACTTCTCCTCACCTCATTGATATCCGAGAAAGATTTCGTTTAGATGG TATGGAAATTTGTAAAGAGAAGTTTTTAGCATATTTCTGGTGGTGTTATGATAGATTAAAG GAGAAAACTGATGATAATATTCCAATGCCTCCTTATTTTCGCTTCCTTGCTTTACTTGCCTTCAAGATATTTGCAGCAGAACAG GTAGATGTTGCAATAATGGAGGTTGGATTAGGTGGAAAGTATGATGCAACAAATGTG GTTCGAGAACCTGTTGTTTGTGGTATAACTTCCCTAGGGTATGACCACATGGAGATTCTTG GGAATACTCTTGGAGAAATTGCTGGTGAGAAGGCTGGTATATTTAAG GATCAAATCCCAGCTTTTACAGTGCCTCAGCCTGATGAAGCAATGCGTGTGCTTGAGGAGAAGGCTTCTCAATTGAAT GTACCCCTTCAAGTTGTAACCCCATTAGAACCGAGTTTGCTAAATGGTTTAAGACTTGGTCTTGAAGGTGAGCACCAATATCTGAATGCCAGTCTTGCTGTCGCACTGTGCTCTACATGGCTGAAAAGGACTGGCCATCTTGGAGACACTAATTTGGAGCAATCT AAGAACACTTTGCCGGAGCAATTCGTAAAAGGGTTAACAAGTGCGAGTTTGCAAGGAAGGGCTCAGATTGTTCCTGATCAACTCATCAATAATGATAGATCAAATGATCTTGTCTTCTTTTTAGACGGGGCTCATAGTCCTGAAAGCATGGAAGTATGTGCACGTTGGTTTTCTCTTGCCATTAAAGAATACAACCCGGACCAAACCTTGTTTAATCGGCAACCAGATAGTTCTAAGTTCTCACTTGAAGTAGTGAAGATGCATCATGGCGACAGAAAATCCACTCAG ATATTGCTATTCAATTGCTTGACCGTACGAGATCCGGATTTGCTTCTTCCTCGCTTGATGAAAACATGTGCTGATCATG GTGTCTACTTCAAGAAGGCCCTCTTTGTTCCAAGTGTATCTGTGTATAACAAAGTTGGATCCCAGGCTATGGCACCAATGGATTCGAATGTTGATCTGTCATGGCAGTTAACTCTCCAGAGAGTGTGGGAAAATCTTATGCAAGTCAACAAAG GCAAAATTACGGATGTAGCCTCTGAAGAACTAAAAGAAGATATGGAAATGAGTGCTAGTAATTGTGAACATAGCGCAGTGTTTCCGTCATTGCCGGTGGCTCTCAAATGGCTTAGAGACAGAGTGCAACAAAATCAGTCGGTTCGTTTTCAG GTCCTTGTGACTGGTTCTTTACATCTTGTTGGTGATGTGCTGAAATTAGTCAAGAAGTGA
- the LOC130940357 gene encoding folylpolyglutamate synthase isoform X2 yields the protein MAEQEGGNGSPKVSSLTPYEEALDALSSLITRRTRADSSNMGDQFSHLFEYLKMLDLEEAISNMKIIHVAGTKGKGSTCTFAESILRNCGFRTGLFTSPHLIDIRERFRLDGMEICKEKFLAYFWWCYDRLKEKTDDNIPMPPYFRFLALLAFKIFAAEQVDVAIMEVGLGGKYDATNVVREPVVCGITSLGYDHMEILGNTLGEIAGEKAGIFKDQIPAFTVPQPDEAMRVLEEKASQLNVPLQVVTPLEPSLLNGLRLGLEGEHQYLNASLAVALCSTWLKRTGHLGDTNLEQSNTLPEQFVKGLTSASLQGRAQIVPDQLINNDRSNDLVFFLDGAHSPESMEVCARWFSLAIKEYNPDQTLFNRQPDSSKFSLEVVKMHHGDRKSTQILLFNCLTVRDPDLLLPRLMKTCADHGVYFKKALFVPSVSVYNKVGSQAMAPMDSNVDLSWQLTLQRVWENLMQVNKGKITDVASEELKEDMEMSASNCEHSAVFPSLPVALKWLRDRVQQNQSVRFQVLVTGSLHLVGDVLKLVKK from the exons AAGGTGGAAATGGGTCCCCAAAAGTTTCATCTTTGACCCCTTATGAAGAAGCATTGGATGCTCTGTCATCTTTAATCACTAGGCGCACTCGTGCTGATAGTAGCAATATGGGGGATCAGTTTAGTCATCTTTTTGAGTACCTAAAG ATGCTTGATTTGGAGGAAGCTATTTCAAATATGAAGATTATCCATGTTGCTGGCACCAAAGGGAAG GGATCTACATGCACTTTTGCTGAATCTATATTACGTAACTGTGGCTTTCGCACTGGCCTTTTCACTTCTCCTCACCTCATTGATATCCGAGAAAGATTTCGTTTAGATGG TATGGAAATTTGTAAAGAGAAGTTTTTAGCATATTTCTGGTGGTGTTATGATAGATTAAAG GAGAAAACTGATGATAATATTCCAATGCCTCCTTATTTTCGCTTCCTTGCTTTACTTGCCTTCAAGATATTTGCAGCAGAACAG GTAGATGTTGCAATAATGGAGGTTGGATTAGGTGGAAAGTATGATGCAACAAATGTG GTTCGAGAACCTGTTGTTTGTGGTATAACTTCCCTAGGGTATGACCACATGGAGATTCTTG GGAATACTCTTGGAGAAATTGCTGGTGAGAAGGCTGGTATATTTAAG GATCAAATCCCAGCTTTTACAGTGCCTCAGCCTGATGAAGCAATGCGTGTGCTTGAGGAGAAGGCTTCTCAATTGAAT GTACCCCTTCAAGTTGTAACCCCATTAGAACCGAGTTTGCTAAATGGTTTAAGACTTGGTCTTGAAGGTGAGCACCAATATCTGAATGCCAGTCTTGCTGTCGCACTGTGCTCTACATGGCTGAAAAGGACTGGCCATCTTGGAGACACTAATTTGGAGCAATCT AACACTTTGCCGGAGCAATTCGTAAAAGGGTTAACAAGTGCGAGTTTGCAAGGAAGGGCTCAGATTGTTCCTGATCAACTCATCAATAATGATAGATCAAATGATCTTGTCTTCTTTTTAGACGGGGCTCATAGTCCTGAAAGCATGGAAGTATGTGCACGTTGGTTTTCTCTTGCCATTAAAGAATACAACCCGGACCAAACCTTGTTTAATCGGCAACCAGATAGTTCTAAGTTCTCACTTGAAGTAGTGAAGATGCATCATGGCGACAGAAAATCCACTCAG ATATTGCTATTCAATTGCTTGACCGTACGAGATCCGGATTTGCTTCTTCCTCGCTTGATGAAAACATGTGCTGATCATG GTGTCTACTTCAAGAAGGCCCTCTTTGTTCCAAGTGTATCTGTGTATAACAAAGTTGGATCCCAGGCTATGGCACCAATGGATTCGAATGTTGATCTGTCATGGCAGTTAACTCTCCAGAGAGTGTGGGAAAATCTTATGCAAGTCAACAAAG GCAAAATTACGGATGTAGCCTCTGAAGAACTAAAAGAAGATATGGAAATGAGTGCTAGTAATTGTGAACATAGCGCAGTGTTTCCGTCATTGCCGGTGGCTCTCAAATGGCTTAGAGACAGAGTGCAACAAAATCAGTCGGTTCGTTTTCAG GTCCTTGTGACTGGTTCTTTACATCTTGTTGGTGATGTGCTGAAATTAGTCAAGAAGTGA
- the LOC130940490 gene encoding uncharacterized protein LOC130940490 isoform X2 encodes MEDSYTGLPTSHLLGSVPAATNDENNTAKQEGDRGRGYHTLDNPPETFEQQSANNWRGVFSVSSYTQYFNVDTDVVIFRLISSFNPYGGDFFSKIDANPDLYGLIWVSTTLVFVLAALGNLATYLMQKHTGTSTSWSFDVGYMNVAACAIYGYAIVVPLAYYFFLQYMGSNASLIRFWCMWGYSLSIFIISSFLLLIPVEALRWLIIILTGVASASFVALNLKSCIEGNELSVAIVAAFFLQIALAVFIKVWFFA; translated from the exons ATGGAGGACTCTTACACCGGTCTCCCAACTAGTCACTTGCTCGGTTCAGTTCCT GCTGCCACAAATGATGAAAATAATACTGCAAAACAAGAGG GAGACAGAGGACGAGGATATCATACTCTTGACAATCCACCTG AAACTTTTGAACAACAGTCAGCAAACAATTGGAGGGGAGTctttagtgtctcatcctacACACAGTATTTCAATGTAGATACAGATGTTGTCATATTCAGATTGATAAGTTCCTTTAATCCATACGGTGGAGACTTTTTCAGCAAGATAGATGCTAACCCTGATTT ATATGGCCTAATATGGGTCTCAACAACATTGGTTTTTGTACTTGCCGCACTTGGGAATCTTGCTACATACCTTATGCAAAAACATACAGGTACCAGTACATCATGGAGCTTTGATGTTGGCTATATGAATGTGGCTGCATGTGCAATCTATGGCTATGCAATAGTGGTCCCTCTCGCATACTACTTCTTCCTTCAGTATATGGGTTCGAATGCTAGCCTCATTAGGTTCTGGTGCATGTGGGGATATTCCCTCTCCATTTTCATAATATCCTCT TTTCTGTTGTTGATTCCGGTTGAGGCTCTTCGGTGGCTTATAATAATCCTTACTGGTGTAGCCTCAGCTAGCTTTGTTGCCTTAAACTTGAAGTCTTGCATAGAAGGCAATGAACTTTCAGTGGCTATTGTTGCCGCATTTTTCTTGCAAATAGCTCTGGCAGTCTTCATCAAGGTTTGGTTCTTTGCATAG
- the LOC130940490 gene encoding uncharacterized protein LOC130940490 isoform X1, translated as MEDSYTGLPTSHLLGSVPAATNDENNTAKQEATDANMQTFPPNHAGDRGRGYHTLDNPPETFEQQSANNWRGVFSVSSYTQYFNVDTDVVIFRLISSFNPYGGDFFSKIDANPDLYGLIWVSTTLVFVLAALGNLATYLMQKHTGTSTSWSFDVGYMNVAACAIYGYAIVVPLAYYFFLQYMGSNASLIRFWCMWGYSLSIFIISSFLLLIPVEALRWLIIILTGVASASFVALNLKSCIEGNELSVAIVAAFFLQIALAVFIKVWFFA; from the exons ATGGAGGACTCTTACACCGGTCTCCCAACTAGTCACTTGCTCGGTTCAGTTCCT GCTGCCACAAATGATGAAAATAATACTGCAAAACAAGAGG CTACTGATGCAAATATGCAAACATTCCCTCCCAACCATGCAGGAGACAGAGGACGAGGATATCATACTCTTGACAATCCACCTG AAACTTTTGAACAACAGTCAGCAAACAATTGGAGGGGAGTctttagtgtctcatcctacACACAGTATTTCAATGTAGATACAGATGTTGTCATATTCAGATTGATAAGTTCCTTTAATCCATACGGTGGAGACTTTTTCAGCAAGATAGATGCTAACCCTGATTT ATATGGCCTAATATGGGTCTCAACAACATTGGTTTTTGTACTTGCCGCACTTGGGAATCTTGCTACATACCTTATGCAAAAACATACAGGTACCAGTACATCATGGAGCTTTGATGTTGGCTATATGAATGTGGCTGCATGTGCAATCTATGGCTATGCAATAGTGGTCCCTCTCGCATACTACTTCTTCCTTCAGTATATGGGTTCGAATGCTAGCCTCATTAGGTTCTGGTGCATGTGGGGATATTCCCTCTCCATTTTCATAATATCCTCT TTTCTGTTGTTGATTCCGGTTGAGGCTCTTCGGTGGCTTATAATAATCCTTACTGGTGTAGCCTCAGCTAGCTTTGTTGCCTTAAACTTGAAGTCTTGCATAGAAGGCAATGAACTTTCAGTGGCTATTGTTGCCGCATTTTTCTTGCAAATAGCTCTGGCAGTCTTCATCAAGGTTTGGTTCTTTGCATAG